The sequence TCTATAAAGTCCTCGGTAGCATCCTCCCAACCCCGAATCCAATCAGAGTGAGAACTTTCTGTTTCATGATACGGATTAGAATTTATAGGTTTACCTTCTCTCACAGCTTCATAGCCTTCATCATATGGCGACATATATTCTCCTAATCATTTTGCATAACGCCCGCAGCAGGCGCATTTATGTAGGTGGTTTTTGTATGCCAGCGTAGCGATGGGCATACAAAAAGCTCCGGAATAAATGTCGCACTGACTGCGTTTGTTAAGCATTGAACCTTGCCACGATAGATTTACACTCTGACAATGAGACTTCCATTGCCCACTTAATAGTTTGCTGTATTTCTGGCTCGTGCCGTTCCAGAGCTTCCTTTGACCAGTACTGCCTTGGCGCACCAATAGGTAAATGGTCAATCTCTGAAGACACGCCGGCAAATGCTAGGAAATCTCTGTCATCGTCAGGTAAGCCGACCTCAAATCTTAACGAAGACAATTCAATTGCTCCCTCTAAATAATGAATAGATCCATCTAGCATTCCGCTTGCAACTTCCGCAGCACGCTTACGTTGCTTCTCGATGTATTCCTCGTGGCTCATTTTCATATGATGCTTAACGCCCGCAACAGGGGCGACCAAATAAGCGCAGCGTTTTGGGCGTCCCGCGACCGCAGGGAGCATACTGGTTGCGTTTGTTATGTGCCATTTCTCACTCTATTTCATTGCCGACAATATAAGTATCAATGTCCAGTGCAAGCCCCATAGCACTAAGGCTATTCAGAAGCTCAACATCCATGTGAACCCCTGCATTCGCACTAATATATTGGTGCTTGCAGACAGCCACACAAGACTCG comes from Teredinibacter turnerae and encodes:
- a CDS encoding DUF2489 domain-containing protein is translated as MKMSHEEYIEKQRKRAAEVASGMLDGSIHYLEGAIELSSLRFEVGLPDDDRDFLAFAGVSSEIDHLPIGAPRQYWSKEALERHEPEIQQTIKWAMEVSLSECKSIVARFNA
- a CDS encoding ribosome modulation factor, which translates into the protein MSPYDEGYEAVREGKPINSNPYHETESSHSDWIRGWEDATEDFIDKLNASKSDVDRNNDSIVMNALLKNTAKEK